A genomic window from Planococcus rifietoensis includes:
- the rpsB gene encoding 30S ribosomal protein S2, which produces MAVISMKQLLEAGVHFGHQTRRWNPKMKKYIFVERNGIYIIDLQKTVRKLEEAYNFMKQVGEEGGKVLFVGTKKQAQDAIKEEAERSGNYYINQRWLGGTLTNFGTIQKRVNRMKQIERMEEDGTFDVLPKKEVVQLKKQHERLEKFLGGIRDMNGLPDVMFVVDPRKERIAVAEAMKLNIPIVGIVDTNCDPDEIDYVIPANDDAIRAVKLLTGKMADALLESKPEEDEEASAETAE; this is translated from the coding sequence ATGGCAGTAATTTCAATGAAACAATTGCTCGAAGCTGGTGTTCACTTTGGCCACCAGACTCGTCGTTGGAACCCGAAAATGAAAAAATACATCTTCGTGGAACGTAACGGCATCTACATCATCGACCTTCAAAAGACGGTCCGCAAACTTGAGGAAGCTTATAACTTCATGAAGCAAGTGGGCGAAGAAGGCGGTAAAGTCTTGTTCGTAGGAACAAAAAAACAAGCTCAGGACGCGATCAAAGAAGAAGCAGAACGTTCTGGCAACTACTACATCAACCAACGTTGGTTGGGTGGTACTTTGACTAACTTCGGCACGATCCAAAAACGTGTTAACCGCATGAAACAGATCGAGCGCATGGAAGAAGACGGCACTTTTGATGTCCTTCCGAAAAAAGAAGTAGTTCAATTGAAAAAACAACACGAACGCTTGGAAAAATTCCTAGGCGGTATCCGTGACATGAACGGTCTTCCAGACGTAATGTTCGTCGTAGACCCTCGTAAAGAACGCATCGCAGTAGCAGAAGCTATGAAATTGAACATTCCAATCGTAGGTATCGTTGATACAAACTGCGACCCGGACGAAATCGATTACGTAATCCCTGCAAACGATGATGCTATCCGTGCGGTCAAACTATTGACTGGCAAAATGGCTGACGCTCTTCTTGAGTCTAAGCCTGAAGAAGACGAAGAAGCATCAGCGGAAACTGCTGAGTAA
- the codY gene encoding GTP-sensing pleiotropic transcriptional regulator CodY yields the protein MNLLGKTRRINSMLQAAAGKPVNFKDMAETLSEVIEANVFVVSRKGKVLGYAVNQQIENDRMKNMLEERQFPVEYTQNLSNVTETSANMDVNSEHTIFPVEERELFKNGLTTIVPIIGGGERLGTLLLGRVNDQFGDDDLILGEYGATVVGMEILREKGDRIEEEARSKAVVQMAISSLSYSELEAIEHIFEELDGNEGLLVASKIADRVGITRSVIVNALRKLESAGVIESRSLGMKGTYIKVLNTKFLAELEQLKMN from the coding sequence AAGACGAATTAACTCTATGCTGCAAGCAGCAGCCGGCAAGCCGGTAAACTTTAAGGACATGGCTGAAACATTGAGCGAAGTCATCGAAGCAAATGTCTTCGTTGTCAGCCGCAAAGGGAAAGTACTTGGCTATGCTGTCAACCAGCAGATCGAAAACGATCGCATGAAGAACATGCTCGAAGAACGCCAATTCCCGGTCGAATACACACAAAACCTTTCGAACGTTACAGAAACATCCGCTAACATGGATGTGAACAGCGAGCACACAATCTTCCCAGTGGAAGAGCGCGAACTATTCAAAAACGGCTTGACGACGATCGTTCCGATCATCGGCGGCGGCGAACGCCTTGGTACTTTGTTGCTAGGACGCGTTAACGACCAGTTCGGCGACGACGATTTGATCCTTGGCGAATACGGCGCGACAGTTGTCGGCATGGAGATCCTCCGTGAAAAAGGCGACCGCATCGAAGAGGAAGCACGCAGCAAAGCTGTTGTTCAAATGGCGATCAGCTCGTTGTCATACAGCGAACTTGAAGCGATTGAACACATTTTTGAAGAACTTGACGGCAACGAAGGTTTGCTTGTTGCATCTAAGATTGCTGACCGCGTCGGCATCACGCGTTCGGTTATCGTCAACGCACTCCGCAAACTTGAGAGTGCCGGCGTTATCGAATCACGTTCACTCGGCATGAAAGGAACGTATATCAAAGTATTGAATACGAAATTCCTTGCAGAGCTTGAACAATTGAAAATGAATTAA